ACGCCCACTGATGACGACGAGCTGCATGCGGATCTCCTATGAGCGGTCCGAACGGCCGCTCACGCTGGAGCGGCCATGATCGACAGTTGGACATAGAGTGAGTTCAGTGCTGAGCGCTAGAGCCGTCGTTGCGCAGCTTGGCAATGGCTTCCATGAGCGTATCGTAAAGCTGTCGCTGGCTGTCGCTCTTGCGCAATCGATGACGAGTATCGCTGTCGTTCATCACGCCGGCGACCTGGGCCAGGAGCGCCAGGTGCGTATCGTCAGCCTCTTCCGGTACCAGCAGTACGAAGACCAGATCGACAGGCTCGCCATCGATGGCATCGAAATCCACCGCCTCACTGAGCTTGAGAAAACCCGCCAAGGGG
This DNA window, taken from Halomonas sp. TA22, encodes the following:
- a CDS encoding PTS sugar transporter subunit IIA gives rise to the protein MTLQTILPPERTLYGVAGGSKKRVLEFFSTFIAQNTPSLDSQEVFSRLIGRERLGSTGIGNGVAIPHARSPHCKAPLAGFLKLSEAVDFDAIDGEPVDLVFVLLVPEEADDTHLALLAQVAGVMNDSDTRHRLRKSDSQRQLYDTLMEAIAKLRNDGSSAQH